atgccgtTTGCTCACATTGTTCACTAAAATATCAACTTTGTgaaagaaattatattaaagAGTAATGGGAACTCAAATGACATCTGCACTATGGCAGATAAACCATATATCTTTAATTATGTCTAGCACAAGTTCATTGAAGTCTGCTGGAAGGcgacaaaatgaggaaaagttcaaggggtgcAAATACTGTACTTTTGCAAGCACCTGCAGAACAGCCTGAGTTACGAGACAGCCACCGAAAGAGACACACAcagtcaacacacacacacaccactgtGTGAGAAGCAGTCGGCGAACGTGTTAGTCGTACAACATGACGGACCTTTTCCAGCTAGCAGCTAGCAGCGCGGCTTGTCTCAGCTCAACTCTACTCAGCGCCGATTTGCTGAATTTTCAGCCATCGTCCGATACGTGCAGGTGAAACCGATATTATCTACATTttgcaaaggtctgaaaatccgCCACTGTCCCCTTTTTCTCTGCCATCAGAGAGGGCTGACTGATAGACCGGGTCACATCTGCACATGCGCAGTTAGCAAGGTTGCTAAGGTTGCCACCATAGtaacattattattatgatgCCCGTGTCttatgatgtttgtttgttttttattcccgAGGACAAGATCTACTCCCGCTCCCACTGAGGGTCTAATAAAGGTATTCTTATTCTTgtttagtgacttttcagacaaaaacaaaatcggTATCGGCCGAAATCAGAATCAGACTTCCGAAAACTACAAACGGTGAACCGCTAGTGGTTTTCCATTAACACCGAGTTCTAGCTCTATTCGGTTGGGCCGTCATATAGCTATGCGGTCCTACAGTCCGAAAAATAGCACAAAGTGATCTGTACACAATACAGACAATGCTACAATGGTGACATGAAAGCTCTGTTGAACCGCATgcagcttttcttcttcttcttttttttcactccaTAAAGAAGAGAGCCAGAAAacactggaggaaaaaaaaaaaaaaaaaaagagtgtaaaAAGTCATCAGTGACCGGCAGTCTTTAGACATTGCGTTTTTAACCCGACTGAATGCTGGCTAGTGGAAAACCCTTGTAACAGAGTCGAGCTGCGCTGAGTAGCTATTACTGGAAAAGGTCCAAATATGTCCATAAAGGTTGGAAAGGCACAGGACATGGCCGCACGATGAATCCACACCACTGCTGGGGGGTCGAGTCTTCTTACGTTTCCTCAACACATCACATGAAAGCCTTGCAATCAGCCAGGTATTGTGACACCTCTATCCAAAGCATTTCTGTGGCCGGCAGCGATGTTTCTACTCTAAACATCGGCTGTCGAGCCTCAGGAGGTAAAACACTGGGCTTTGAAATGTGTCATCAGGTCCATCACGAAAGAAAGTAACCATGTGAGGGAGGAGACACCTGAACTTGCTACGGTGAAAAGAAACTCATCCCAGCTTCAACATCATAGATGTTACTTCTAAATAAGTAACATGTACAGAGCTGTGAAGGACTACTTCCCCCCtgcttacagatttcttttttcttttgcctttttgcCACACTTAATTGTTTCAAGTCATTATACTGtgagaaaacaagcaaaaacacaagaaattaaGTTTCCACAGCAACACCGACAGACCATCTTCAGCCATTAGACAGGAGAGGCGCCAAAGTTAGCGGCACATTTAGCATGCAAGACTTGTAGAGAGAGACGtggaggagggggaaaaaagcagctTTGAACACTCTGACAACACGTAACAGAACACCTTTATAACACAGGTGATGGGATGCGTGTTACTAGTAAGAATGCTGCAGTTCAGCCCGTTGAGTTAGCTTTCATAATACCTGACGAGTAAAGACGCTGTGCTTTCAGACCGGAGCTGCCCTGCTGTGAAATATCCAGGGGAAAGAAATCATCACAAACAGGAACACTTTAAAGACTAGAAAATAACTAGAGCGCTAATAATAATTACTGATTAGACTCTTCTAATCGCGGAGCGCCTGGTTTTGAGATCATGTTCGCTCTTGACGAACAGGCCCTGATTTATCCAGATCGAAGCCCAGATTTCTCTCATATTTCAGACACATTTCCCCAAATTTGACTGCAAAAGAGGCACAGAGAGGGTGAAACTCCCTGTACACGTTCCTTCACTCACAGCTGTGGAGGAGCGTGTTGCCAAATGCTTCCATCTTTGGTTTAAGGCTGGAACTAACGATTCTTTTAGTAATgaattattctatcaattattctggtgattaatcGGACAAAATATTGGCACAGCCTGCAGACTTTTTGCTTGAAAACCacttaaggattttttttttaatacaataccagaaatacattaaaagatgctaataaataattcagctccttttttaaataacaaaataaacattttacttatttaaagaaaagtgtttaCTTTATataagtaaacattttaaatgcaacagTACAGCAGTCCTCTACTATGGTGCTcgaggagttttgggtagaacatatttacaaaccaAAGaagttttttcatcttaaaagcaaaatgtatgtattttttgcacagttttggcttGGTACGTTGTTccttcagcaaatggccttttttttttgagtctatatAAACTCAGTTGGTCATTAATCTATTACTGACCAAGTtgattattatttcaataatcgagaTTAATCGTGAATAATCACAATTAAAATCTAAAgagtctttacattttttaaaaatattttgcatttttcactGTAAACCAGCAGACAAGATCATCAGTACTGTTTCTGaatgtctttattttcctgCTGAATGTGAAAGAACGCGATTCTACGCACTTCATTTCTGGCCGTCCTTCAAAAGCTCCCTTTAAATGTACTTGTCCCTTCATTGTAAATATCACTGGGACAAATGTAAACAGAATTATGTTCAGTAACTTTTATGGACATAATAAAACCACCATTTTCCTCCCCGTCAGATTGGATTACTGTATTATTTATGCTTTCGCCATAGCAGGGAATGCTTTTAAGAACTCAACTCTAATCAGTCTTGTTTGCAATCAATAGCTACTCTGATGAAACTAGGGCCTCtttcttggctgcttctctgagtAATGCTCGGCCCCTGCGAGGTGACAAATTGTTAAAGGAATAAAAAGTGACCAAAATGCAAGGCAAGAATCCAACGTGAAGCTTCAATTCACAAATGTGACGTAACATTTCggatcatttgttttaaattgaataaaGTCGAAAGTTTAGCAGAGAAGTTAAGTTCAACACCTGTGAATTAGGGTGGAGTATCCGCTCATGTATCTTTATAATGTTTGCTGTTTGGGTGTGTGCTTTACCCCGTGTCGTCGGGCGTGTCCTGATCCGCCTCTGCTGCAGACGACTCCACGTCGGGGTCTGCACTGCTCTCGCTTCCCTGAGCCGACAGACCGCAGGGAGACCCCGGGCTTCCTCCGCTGCAACGATCACACATCCACGAGTGACCGGGTCAATAAAATCCCACTGTAAATATCAGTAAGGCGATGTTTGGTCTACTGACTTGGCGTGCTTCTCCAGCATCAGGATGGTCTGCTCCTTTTCCTCCAGCTTCCTCTTCAGAGAGTCGATCTCTTTCTGCTTCTCCAGCAGCTCCTTCTGCAGGCGGTAGTTGCTTTCCTCCAGCGTCTCACAAAACACCTgaagggaggggaaaaaactttaatgtatgACATACTGACACAAAGTttgttttagcaaataaaaactaggggctgaatacaaatgcacaacacacattctctttcttgttttttcctttgagAAATAGCGCATTATTTCTTGTCCGTTCCGCAATTACGCACTACTGTCTGTATAATCCTTTTGCCGTTTTATGCCTTGTGCTTCTTTTCCAACCCACTCTGTTACATAACACGGGGGGAGTCTGTCAAAAATAATCCCAGCAAACATGACTAAAGCAGCTCAAAAATGCGGTAAGGTCTAAATATATGAAGAATATAACTTCAGAAACACCAGAAGGACTACTCCAGTCCTGTTCCAATCTGATACCGATGTCAAAAATTGGTCTGATATCAGCCAAAATGTGAGTATCGGAGTAATATCGCTTGACCAAGCCCTTTCTAATATTCCACACaacaaaataactaataaaagtACACCTGATTGTGCTGATATCCTATCAAGTCAATATCGGTATCAGCCAATACTCAAAGCTGCGGTATCAGTATCGTATCAGAAGTGAAAGAGTTGTACCAGGGCACTCTTACCTGTTTGTTTCCACAAAATAGCCAGAGATGCACGATACCCCCCCCCCACTTtcataccgatatctgaggttagATATTAACCGATACTGATCAATACAGAAAATCAGTGCTGAATTGacgtaaaacatttattttagaatagATCCATCCTAATGGATCAGGCACATTATCACAGATACCGAATCTAGactttttttcaatatcaggaccgatacagatattcatatcggatcagtgcatctctaaaaATAGATTCCCGTTTGTTGTCTGTTTGTATAGAGAGTTCCCATCAAAATGATGGTTACTACTGGATTATCCGTCAGGCTTATTACACGGCTCCCattgacttttactcaagtgaTTGAGAAGAGGAACAACTAGCTCTGTGAATGCTTACCCTGCTCTCCTCAAGGCTGTCAAAAGGCCCAGGAGGATCATCGAGGCACAAAAACTCCCTCACTGGAAGGCTGTCAAAGAGAGCAAGCACAAAAACAGAACcatgcttgattttttttttttttaacaaatcagtGATAAAATGATATTAAAGACCGTTTGTATCAAATATGGACGCTGACTTTCTGTTAAGTTGCGATACACGGACAAAGAGCTGAACCAGCAGCGTCGACTAATACAGTTTTTCTAAGTACCAGTTGACGATGTCTTTGTGTGCAACCAAGTTCTGCAAAAATGCCTGCAGCCCCAGCTGCCGGTCCTCCAGGAAGTCGCTGTTGTAGTTGTCTTTAAACCACCTCTTAGGAGGCAAAGCGAGTCGGAAGCCGGGGAACATTTCCTTTAGCTGGAGGGGAAAAGACACAGAGAGAACAAAAATAGTATAAAACTTACATAAAGTAACAactttacaggaaaaatgaccaaTAACCCTGTGCAGTTTTGTCAGTAAATGTGATAAGTTGCTTTCGACAAAAGTacctgatatatatatatacatttttaaagtttcaacAAGCAGGGTCCACCCTCCATTCAGAGACAGCCATTGTAGTTGAGAACAAACCTGACATGATCTCTACTATTATCCTCAGCTTCACTGGGAGATCGAGTTTTCCAAAGGAAGACAAACTAGGAAACGACTCAATTTCCTCCTTTGACGTGAAAAGTTGCGTTAGCTAGTGATCATTTACTAAATGTAAACCTTATGCAGTGGGATAAACTGTGAGTCGTTTTACACATTAACACATTCCACTTGGCTGCTCTGATTGGGTTATTTCATAGAAAACCTACAAGCCTCAACAACTAAATACTTACGTTTCTCATTTTACCTAAAGAATCCAGAGGCTGATAAATATCAGGATCCAAAAAACAACCTCACAGGC
This portion of the Xiphophorus hellerii strain 12219 chromosome 21, Xiphophorus_hellerii-4.1, whole genome shotgun sequence genome encodes:
- the snx16 gene encoding sorting nexin-16 isoform X2, whose product is MASPFVPVPVPMSGGRLRRPQRAASLGSVSSGSESSCPITRSAGDERGRTGGGSGSQRQSRCADRANRSQTPPPPQSPVTRARVNGTLEASVQYSTCPRSMSDPAGSQQADERPITPTVLGYEVMEERAKFTVYKLLVRKSQDENWVVFRRYTDFSRLNDKLKEMFPGFRLALPPKRWFKDNYNSDFLEDRQLGLQAFLQNLVAHKDIVNCLPVREFLCLDDPPGPFDSLEESRVFCETLEESNYRLQKELLEKQKEIDSLKRKLEEKEQTILMLEKHANGGSPGSPCGLSAQGSESSADPDVESSAAEADQDTPDDTGRAAPV
- the snx16 gene encoding sorting nexin-16 isoform X3; translated protein: MASPFVPVPVPMSGGRLRRPQRAASLGSVSSGSESSCPITRSAGDERGRTGGGSGSQRQSRCADRANRSQTPPPPQSPVTRARVNGTLEASVQYSTCPRSMSDPAGSQQADERPITPTVLGYEVMEERAKFTVYKLLVRKSQDENWVVFRRYTDFSRLNDKLKEMFPGFRLALPPKRWFKDNYNSDFLEDRQLGLQAFLQNLVAHKDIVNCLPVREFLCLDDPPGPFDSLEESRVFCETLEESNYRLQKELLEKQKEIDSLKRKLEEKEQTILMLEKHANGGSPGSPCGLSAQGSESSADPDVESSAAEADQDTPDDTGAAPV